The following are from one region of the Nymphaea colorata isolate Beijing-Zhang1983 chromosome 7, ASM883128v2, whole genome shotgun sequence genome:
- the LOC116257836 gene encoding senescence-induced receptor-like serine/threonine-protein kinase isoform X1 — protein sequence MIMRKQSMVIMVKAAELNLLFVFLGTVVHGQEGFINIDCGLPKNSNFSNEVGLVYVPDDMYTDAGTNMQVDPDFLSNPKVYTTLRSFPDYNRNCYNLTPVVVGRTYLVRASFMYGNYDGKKVLPTFDLYLGVNFWDTIKLDNSTHILSTEITAEAITTSMDVCLVKTTDSVPFISSLELRQLDDRIFSKVSKSLSLVTLMRINTGATAEIRYPEDHYDRIWTPVSSAYGISLNTKNEVLDNTSYWIDLPSSVLQTAVTSTSDIKVEWHAEPDSTYHFFMHFVELVRLPDNQTRSMMIKKNGGYFFGPLSLKYLVTRIVYSTSITGANHYSFSISVPTSSTQGPILNGFQVYKVRHVTSSATSLRDATAMMGLKEHYGVQRNWHSDPCLPQDHPWSGVECDSYSSSPPRIVSVDLSNSELNGTISNSFAELTEIQSLNLSGNHLQGPIPLFLGELAELTSVDLSSNELTGQVPSSLQERAKSGRLSLRLDNNPLLCQNASCNQVQKGNKFRTLSVVLIVLSSVAGIGIILLIILLMMRRTKSKRQKDVADKRRLPLGSVNDLVYTYIHIVGITNDFQRVIGKGGSATVYYGRLKNGAEVAVKMLNESFTRELKEFTSEVKLLMGINHKCLVSLVGFCEENPKMILMYEYMPNGNLHNLLADNSPKELPWKKRIQIALGAASGLEYLHSGCRPSIIHRDVKTSNILLNDKMEAKLSDFGLSKFSQVDDTACVLTVVAGTPGYIDPEYFRTNMLTRKSDVYSFGVVLFELITGRPAIFKTDETVHIVQWITPKLLQEDIVSVVDPRFQGQYNQSSIWIVAKTARKCTAEKAATRPTMTDILNRLKEALEIEDNVPEGGNSIVQNLPTSALWSYCNESDYGSTSFLEPR from the exons ATGATAATGAGAAAACAAAGCATGGTGATCATGGTGAAGGCTGCTGAGCTGAacttgctctttgtttttctggGAACCGTGGTCCATGGACAAGAAG GTTTTATCAATATCGACTGCGGACTGCCCAAAAACTCAAATTTCAGTAATGAGGTTGGTTTAGTATACGTGCCAGATGACATGTACACAGATGCAGGAACCAATATGCAGGTCGATCCTGATTTTCTAAGCAACCCAAAAGTATATACGACGCTAAGGAGCTTTCCAGATTATAACAGGAATTGTTACAACTTGACCCCAGTAGTAGTGGGCAGAACTTACCTGGTTCGAGCTTCTTTTATGTATGGAAACTATGACGGAAAGAAAGTGCTCCCAACGTTTGATCTCTATCTGGGTGTTAACTTTTGGGACACGATTAAGCTGGATAACTCAACACATATTCTTTCAACTGAGATTACTGCCGAAGCTATAACAACTTCAATGGATGTTTGCTTGGTAAAAACAACGGATTCGGTACCCTTCATATCTAGTTTGGAGCTTCGACAGCTTGATGATCGCATCTTTTCAAAGGTCAGCAAATCGCTTTCCCTTGTAACTCTGATGCGCATTAACACGGGGGCAACTGCAGAAATTAG GTATCCAGAAGACCATTATGATCGGATATGGACACCCGTAAGTAGTGCATATGGCATTTCTTTGAACACCAAAAATGAGGTGCTGGATAACACAAGTTATTGGATTGATTTGCCGTCCTCTGTCCTCCAAACTGCAGTGACATCAACCAGTGACATAAAAGTCGAATGGCATGCAGAACCTGATTCAACCTACCACTTCTTCATGCATTTTGTAGAGTTAGTCCGTCTTCCTGACAACCAAACAAGAAGtatgatgataaagaaaaatgggGGCTACTTTTTTGGCCCGCTTTCTCTCAAGTATCTTGTCACAAGAATTGTATATTCAACCAGTATAACAGGTGCAAACCATTATTCATTCTCAATATCTGTACCAACAAGTTCCACCCAGGGTCCAATTCTCAATGGTTTCCAAGTATACAAAGTCAGACATGTCACAAGCTCTGCAACTTCTCTTAGAGATG CAACTGCAATGATGGGACTCAAGGAACATTATGGCGTACAACGGAATTGGCACTCAGATCCATGTCTACCTCAGGATCATCCTTGGAGTGGTGTAGAGTGTGACAGTTATAGCTCTTCACCACCAAGAATTGTTTCAGT GGATCTTTCAAACAGTGAATTGAATGGTACAATTTCAAACTCTTTTGCTGAGCTTACTGAAATTCAATCACT GAATCTATCAGGAAATCACTTGCAAGGTCCAATACCATTATTCTTAGGAGAGCTAGCAGAACTAACATCAGT GGATTTGTCAAGCAATGAGTTGACTGGACAAGTTCCAAGTAGTTTGCAAGAAAGAGCTAAAAGTGGCAGGCTTTCTTTAAG ACTTGATAACAATCCACTGCTTTGTCAAAATGCTTCATGCAATCAAGTTCAAAAAGGAAATAAGTTTCGCACTTTATCCGTGGTGTTGATCGTGCTATCCTCAGTAGCTGGTATCGGAATCATATTGTTGATTATCCTTCTTATGATGAGAAGGACCAAGAGTAAAAGGCAGAAAG ATGTTGCTGATAAGAGACGACTACCTCTGGGATCAGTTAATGACTTGGtttacacatatatacacattgTTGGCATCACTAATGACTTTCAAAGAGTCATTGGTAAAGGAGGATCTGCGACTGTTTACTATGGCCGCTTGAAAAATGGAGCCGAGGTCGCTGTTAAAATGTTGAACGAATCATTCACTCGAGAACTTAAAGAGTTCACATCAGAG GTTAAGTTGCTGATGGGGATTAATCACAAATGCTTAGTTTCTCTTGTTGGATTCTGTGAAGAAAATCCTAAAATGATCCTTATGTATGAGTACATGCCAAATGGAAATTTACATAACCTTTTAGCAG ATAATTCACCGAAAGAACTGCCCTGGAAAAAGCGAATTCAAATAGCATTAGGTGCAGCATCAG GGCTTGAATATCTGCATTCAGGATGTAGGCCATCAATCATCCATAGAGATGTCAAGACATCCAACATtcttttaaatgacaaaatgGAAGCAAAACTCTCTGACTTTGGGCTTTCAAAGTTCAGCCAGGTGGATGACACGGCTTGTGTCTTAACTGTAGTTGCAGGCACACCCGGATATATAGATCCAGA GTACTTCCGTACAAATATGCTTACTAGAAAGAGTGATGTTTACAGCTTTGGTGTAGTTCTTTTTGAGCTGATCACAGGCCGACCTGCTATTTTCAAAACTGATGAAACAGTTCATATAGTTCAATGGATTACACCCAAGCTTCTACAAGAAGATATTGTGAGTGTGGTTGATCCAAGATTTCAAGGGCAGTACAACCAAAGTTCCATATGGATTGTGGCAAAGACTGCTAGGAAATGCACTGCAGAGAAAGCTGCCACGCGACCCACCATGACTGACATTCTGAACCGACTGAAAGAGGCCCTGGAGATTGAAGATAATGTTCCAGAAGGTGGAAATTCCATTGTTCAAAACCTTCCAACGTCTGCACTTTGGAGTTACTGTAATGAATCCGACTATGGATCAACAAGCTTTCTTGAACCGCGGTAG
- the LOC116257232 gene encoding disease resistance protein RPV1-like isoform X2 gives MEIDKMVECNRLIIPVFYDVEPHEVRNQKGPFGSIFQTHEESGENGVKEWRDALTQAGEIKGYDIKTEAYGREKKFIPLILKRVLKEVNRMPLDVPKFLVGLDSRISKVMKMLNVEASGARMVGIHGMGGIGKTTLAKAIYNRLQPNFEACSFISDIRKASKKYKGLVSLQEQLINDLAIDKDPSISSVSQGINIIKRRVHSKAVLIVLDYVDHISQLDAFAGSRDWFFTRSRIIITTRNVHVLNVHKVNQHQTCKLNELNADESLELFSYHAFQNPKPLDRYTKLSKRVVSTTGGLPLALEIIGALLFDKNSLEEWEKVLEKLQKVPIDEIQGRLELSLDGLDGEEKCIFLDIAGLLDGMEKEDAIHIWKGCDLFPNIAIRVLLHKSLITINDGNSGLHMHDQLRDMGRQIVLRESLKPGERSRLWHHDQILTVLANREGTAKVEGIIVNFEEAKDGVQSPLRTESLAELSKLRLLRANYANIIGDFQHFPRELRWLEWQGFPLGSLPLGLHLDETAVLNLSKSNIKEMQCKVFDKLKVLNLSGCYHLTITPDFSVVPCLVKLILDNCISLVEVHKSIGHLKAGLVLLSMKGCKELMELPNELCQLTSLGKLILSHCSKLCSLPNQLGDPMSLTNLAVGGTLLTKLPNSLGKLSIFENLLLDDCYQLKELPSSIGHLSKLKILDIGYCTSLATLPSSVGDATNLKKLVLDATALEELPDTIGLLRKLEILSLGGCKMLKILPSSMGKMRKLHHLDITESQIRELPEDFGCMSKLSVLHIGQNATLGSLPTSFSQLRSLAVLHVDLHNVSVEKIPENFGNLSSLQSLTLFNSKHASLSLVLAISTHEWLCDCLCWSEEQTC, from the exons ATGGAGATAGACAAGATGGTGGAATGCAATCGATTGATTATCCCCGTCTTCTACGATGTGGAACCTCACGAAGTGAGGAACCAAAAAGGGCCCTTCGGTTCCATATTCCAAACGCACGAAGAATCAGGCGAGAATGGGGTGAAGGAATGGAGGGATGCATTGACACAAGCAGGGGAAATCAAAGGCTATGATATCAAAACCGAGGCCTATGG ACGCGAGAAAAAGTTTATCCCACTTATTCTCAAGAGGGTCCTAAAAGAAGTAAACAGAATGCCACTTGATGTGCCTAAATTCCTAGTAGGTCTTGATTCTCGTATAAGCAAGGTGATGAAGATGTTAAATGTGGAAGCATCTGGTGCTCGAATGGTTGGCATTCATGGCATGGGCGGAATTGGGAAGACTACCTTAGCAAAAGCTATTTATAATAGGCTGCAGCCTAACTTTGAAGCATGTAGCTTCATTTCAGATATTAGGAAAGCTTCTAAGAAGTATAAAGGCCTTGTCTCCTTACAAGAGCAGCTAATCAACGATCTAGCAATAGATAAAGATCCATCAATAAGTAGTGTTAGTCAAGGAATCAACATTATCAAGAGGCGTGTTCACAGTAAAGCAGTACTCATTGTTCTTGACTATGTCGATCATATAAGTCAACTGGATGCTTTCGCTGGTAGTCGGGATTGGTTTTTCACAAGAAGCCGAATCATTATTACTACAAGAAATGTACATGTTCTAAATGTGCATAAAGTGAATCAACATCAAACTTGTAAGCTTAATGAACTGAATGCTGACGAATCGCTTGAGCTATTCAGTTATCATGCTTTTCAGAATCCCAAACCGTTAGACAGATACACAAAGTTATCCAAGAGAGTTGTATCAACTACGGGAGGCCTGCCATTAGCTCTTGAAATAATTGGCGCCCTTTTGTTCGATAAAAACAGTCTGGAGGAATGGGAAAAGGTGTTGGAAAAGTTACAGAAGGTTCCCATTGATGAGATTCAAGGTAGACTGGAATTAAGTTTAGATGGACTTGATGGCGAAGAGAAGTGCATTTTCTTAGACATTGCAGGTTTACTCGATGGAATGGAGAAAGAAGATGCAATTCACATATGGAAGGGTTGTGACTTGTTCCCAAATATAGCAATTAGAGTTCTCCTTCACAAGTCTCTTATCACGATCAACGATGGAAACAGTGGGCTGCATATGCATGATCAACTTAGGGATATGGGGAGACAAATTGTTTTGAGAGAAAGCCTGAAGCCAGGGGAACGTAGCAGGCTATGGCATCATGATCAGATCTTGACAGTTTTGGCTAACCGAGAA GGGACAGCGAAGGTTGAAGGTATCATAGTCAATTTTGAAGAGGCAAAAGATGGGGTCCAATCACCTTTGAGGACAGAATCACTTGCGGAGTTGTCTAAGCTTAGACTGCTACGTGCTAACTATGCAAACATTATAGGAGATTTTCAACATTTCCCTAGAGAACTTAGATGGTTGGAATGGCAAGGTTTCCCACTTGGCTCACTGCCATTGGGCCTTCATCTTGATGAAACTGCAGTTCTTAACTTGTCTAAGAGTAATATCAAGGAAATGCAATGCAAG GTGTTTGACAAATTGAAGGTTCTCAATCTCAGTGGCTGCTATCACCTAACTATCACTCCTGATTTTTCTGTTGTACCATGTTTAGTAAAATTGATACTTGATAACTGTATTAGCTTGGTTGAGGTTCATAAATCCATTGGGCATCTTAAGGCGGGCCTGGTGCTCTTGAGCATGAAGGGTTGCAAGGAATTGATGGAATTGCCAAATGAACTATGTCAGTTGACTTCTTTAGGAAAACTTATCCTATCCCACTGCTCCAAACTCTGCAGCTTGCCAAATCAATTAGGAGACCCGATGTCTTTGACAAATCTTGCTGTTGGAGGCACCTTATTGACTAAACTTCCAAACTCACTTGGAAAATTGTCAATCTTCGAAAATCTCCTATTGGACGACTGTTACCAACTGAAAGAGCTGCCAAGCTCGATTGGCCATTTGAGCAAGCTCAAAATATTGGATATTGGGTATTGCACTTCCCTTGCAACTTTGCCCAGTTCAGTTGGTGATGCAACCAACCTAAAGAAGCTTGTCTTAGATGCAACTGCCTTAGAAGAGTTACCTGATACAATTGGGCTATTAAGAAAACTGGAGATATTGTCACTGGGTGGCTGTaaaatgctgaaaattttgCCCTCTTCAATGGGAAAGATGAGAAAGCTACATCATCTAGACATTACTGAAAGCCAAATCAGAGAACTACCTGAAGATTTTGGATGCATGAGTAAGTTGAGTGTTCTACATATTGGACAAAATGCTACCCTTGGTTCGCTGCCGACGAGCTTCTCTCAACTTAGATCTTTGGCTGTGCTGCATGTTGACTTGCACAATGTCTCGGTGGAAAAAATTCCTGAAAATTTTGGCAATCTTTCCTCACTCCAATCTTTGACATTATTCAACAGTAAGCATGCATCGTTGTCTCTAG TCCTTGCAATTTCTACACATGAATGGTTGTGTGACTGTTTGTGCTGGTCTGAAGAACAGACTTGTTAA
- the LOC116257232 gene encoding disease resistance protein RPV1-like isoform X1 gives MEIDKMVECNRLIIPVFYDVEPHEVRNQKGPFGSIFQTHEESGENGVKEWRDALTQAGEIKGYDIKTEAYGREKKFIPLILKRVLKEVNRMPLDVPKFLVGLDSRISKVMKMLNVEASGARMVGIHGMGGIGKTTLAKAIYNRLQPNFEACSFISDIRKASKKYKGLVSLQEQLINDLAIDKDPSISSVSQGINIIKRRVHSKAVLIVLDYVDHISQLDAFAGSRDWFFTRSRIIITTRNVHVLNVHKVNQHQTCKLNELNADESLELFSYHAFQNPKPLDRYTKLSKRVVSTTGGLPLALEIIGALLFDKNSLEEWEKVLEKLQKVPIDEIQGRLELSLDGLDGEEKCIFLDIAGLLDGMEKEDAIHIWKGCDLFPNIAIRVLLHKSLITINDGNSGLHMHDQLRDMGRQIVLRESLKPGERSRLWHHDQILTVLANREGTAKVEGIIVNFEEAKDGVQSPLRTESLAELSKLRLLRANYANIIGDFQHFPRELRWLEWQGFPLGSLPLGLHLDETAVLNLSKSNIKEMQCKVFDKLKVLNLSGCYHLTITPDFSVVPCLVKLILDNCISLVEVHKSIGHLKAGLVLLSMKGCKELMELPNELCQLTSLGKLILSHCSKLCSLPNQLGDPMSLTNLAVGGTLLTKLPNSLGKLSIFENLLLDDCYQLKELPSSIGHLSKLKILDIGYCTSLATLPSSVGDATNLKKLVLDATALEELPDTIGLLRKLEILSLGGCKMLKILPSSMGKMRKLHHLDITESQIRELPEDFGCMSKLSVLHIGQNATLGSLPTSFSQLRSLAVLHVDLHNVSVEKIPENFGNLSSLQSLTLFNSKHASLSLGQLPSSLTKLHASNCSSLEWMSDASNLVNLRELILTDCVNLIDVHGLEMLKSLQFLHMNGCVTVCAGLKNRLVKEPAFQYLESFISSGSLVPATFPRLTYVVPNMLGSQQRVSKLVLLLFGERLFMVDVDVILPNHDIIYTTTKMPVYRTGLVPSITEFKENEEIYGYLRNGCNIQISWYSKTPLKGTMYLNYERINGE, from the exons ATGGAGATAGACAAGATGGTGGAATGCAATCGATTGATTATCCCCGTCTTCTACGATGTGGAACCTCACGAAGTGAGGAACCAAAAAGGGCCCTTCGGTTCCATATTCCAAACGCACGAAGAATCAGGCGAGAATGGGGTGAAGGAATGGAGGGATGCATTGACACAAGCAGGGGAAATCAAAGGCTATGATATCAAAACCGAGGCCTATGG ACGCGAGAAAAAGTTTATCCCACTTATTCTCAAGAGGGTCCTAAAAGAAGTAAACAGAATGCCACTTGATGTGCCTAAATTCCTAGTAGGTCTTGATTCTCGTATAAGCAAGGTGATGAAGATGTTAAATGTGGAAGCATCTGGTGCTCGAATGGTTGGCATTCATGGCATGGGCGGAATTGGGAAGACTACCTTAGCAAAAGCTATTTATAATAGGCTGCAGCCTAACTTTGAAGCATGTAGCTTCATTTCAGATATTAGGAAAGCTTCTAAGAAGTATAAAGGCCTTGTCTCCTTACAAGAGCAGCTAATCAACGATCTAGCAATAGATAAAGATCCATCAATAAGTAGTGTTAGTCAAGGAATCAACATTATCAAGAGGCGTGTTCACAGTAAAGCAGTACTCATTGTTCTTGACTATGTCGATCATATAAGTCAACTGGATGCTTTCGCTGGTAGTCGGGATTGGTTTTTCACAAGAAGCCGAATCATTATTACTACAAGAAATGTACATGTTCTAAATGTGCATAAAGTGAATCAACATCAAACTTGTAAGCTTAATGAACTGAATGCTGACGAATCGCTTGAGCTATTCAGTTATCATGCTTTTCAGAATCCCAAACCGTTAGACAGATACACAAAGTTATCCAAGAGAGTTGTATCAACTACGGGAGGCCTGCCATTAGCTCTTGAAATAATTGGCGCCCTTTTGTTCGATAAAAACAGTCTGGAGGAATGGGAAAAGGTGTTGGAAAAGTTACAGAAGGTTCCCATTGATGAGATTCAAGGTAGACTGGAATTAAGTTTAGATGGACTTGATGGCGAAGAGAAGTGCATTTTCTTAGACATTGCAGGTTTACTCGATGGAATGGAGAAAGAAGATGCAATTCACATATGGAAGGGTTGTGACTTGTTCCCAAATATAGCAATTAGAGTTCTCCTTCACAAGTCTCTTATCACGATCAACGATGGAAACAGTGGGCTGCATATGCATGATCAACTTAGGGATATGGGGAGACAAATTGTTTTGAGAGAAAGCCTGAAGCCAGGGGAACGTAGCAGGCTATGGCATCATGATCAGATCTTGACAGTTTTGGCTAACCGAGAA GGGACAGCGAAGGTTGAAGGTATCATAGTCAATTTTGAAGAGGCAAAAGATGGGGTCCAATCACCTTTGAGGACAGAATCACTTGCGGAGTTGTCTAAGCTTAGACTGCTACGTGCTAACTATGCAAACATTATAGGAGATTTTCAACATTTCCCTAGAGAACTTAGATGGTTGGAATGGCAAGGTTTCCCACTTGGCTCACTGCCATTGGGCCTTCATCTTGATGAAACTGCAGTTCTTAACTTGTCTAAGAGTAATATCAAGGAAATGCAATGCAAG GTGTTTGACAAATTGAAGGTTCTCAATCTCAGTGGCTGCTATCACCTAACTATCACTCCTGATTTTTCTGTTGTACCATGTTTAGTAAAATTGATACTTGATAACTGTATTAGCTTGGTTGAGGTTCATAAATCCATTGGGCATCTTAAGGCGGGCCTGGTGCTCTTGAGCATGAAGGGTTGCAAGGAATTGATGGAATTGCCAAATGAACTATGTCAGTTGACTTCTTTAGGAAAACTTATCCTATCCCACTGCTCCAAACTCTGCAGCTTGCCAAATCAATTAGGAGACCCGATGTCTTTGACAAATCTTGCTGTTGGAGGCACCTTATTGACTAAACTTCCAAACTCACTTGGAAAATTGTCAATCTTCGAAAATCTCCTATTGGACGACTGTTACCAACTGAAAGAGCTGCCAAGCTCGATTGGCCATTTGAGCAAGCTCAAAATATTGGATATTGGGTATTGCACTTCCCTTGCAACTTTGCCCAGTTCAGTTGGTGATGCAACCAACCTAAAGAAGCTTGTCTTAGATGCAACTGCCTTAGAAGAGTTACCTGATACAATTGGGCTATTAAGAAAACTGGAGATATTGTCACTGGGTGGCTGTaaaatgctgaaaattttgCCCTCTTCAATGGGAAAGATGAGAAAGCTACATCATCTAGACATTACTGAAAGCCAAATCAGAGAACTACCTGAAGATTTTGGATGCATGAGTAAGTTGAGTGTTCTACATATTGGACAAAATGCTACCCTTGGTTCGCTGCCGACGAGCTTCTCTCAACTTAGATCTTTGGCTGTGCTGCATGTTGACTTGCACAATGTCTCGGTGGAAAAAATTCCTGAAAATTTTGGCAATCTTTCCTCACTCCAATCTTTGACATTATTCAACAGTAAGCATGCATCGTTGTCTCTAGGTCAGCTTCCTTCTTCTCTAACTAAGCTTCATGCGTCCAATTGTTCATCATTAGAGTGGATGTCTGATGCTTCAAACTTGGTGAACCTACGTGAGCTGATCCTGACAGATTGTGTTAATTTGATTGATGTTCACGGGCTTGAAATGCTGAAGTCCTTGCAATTTCTACACATGAATGGTTGTGTGACTGTTTGTGCTGGTCTGAAGAACAGACTTGTTAAG GAGCCAGCATTTCAATATTTggagagcttcatctcatctggAAGTCTAGTTCCTGCTACATTTCCAAGATTAACTTATGTTGTTCCAAACATGTTAGGAAGCCAACAAAGGGTTTCAAAGTTGGTATTGTTGTTGTTTGGTGAGCGATTGTTCATGGTGGACGTAGATGTCATCCTGCCAAATCATGACATCATATATACGACAACAAAGATGCCTGTATATCGTACTGGATTGGTTCCCTCTATAACtgaatttaaagaaaatgaagagataTATGGATACTTGAGGAATGGATGTAATATACAGATATCATGGTATAGTAAGACTCCACTAAAGGGTACCATGTATCTTAACTACGAAAGGATCAACGGTGAATGA
- the LOC116257836 gene encoding senescence-induced receptor-like serine/threonine-protein kinase isoform X2, which yields MIMRKQSMVIMVKAAELNLLFVFLGTVVHGQEGFINIDCGLPKNSNFSNEVGLVYVPDDMYTDAGTNMQVDPDFLSNPKVYTTLRSFPDYNRNCYNLTPVVVGRTYLVRASFMYGNYDGKKVLPTFDLYLGVNFWDTIKLDNSTHILSTEITAEAITTSMDVCLVKTTDSVPFISSLELRQLDDRIFSKVSKSLSLVTLMRINTGATAEIRYPEDHYDRIWTPVSSAYGISLNTKNEVLDNTSYWIDLPSSVLQTAVTSTSDIKVEWHAEPDSTYHFFMHFVELVRLPDNQTRSMMIKKNGGYFFGPLSLKYLVTRIVYSTSITGANHYSFSISVPTSSTQGPILNGFQVYKVRHVTSSATSLRDATAMMGLKEHYGVQRNWHSDPCLPQDHPWSGVECDSYSSSPPRIVSVDLSNSELNGTISNSFAELTEIQSLNLSGNHLQGPIPLFLGELAELTSVLDNNPLLCQNASCNQVQKGNKFRTLSVVLIVLSSVAGIGIILLIILLMMRRTKSKRQKDVADKRRLPLGSVNDLVYTYIHIVGITNDFQRVIGKGGSATVYYGRLKNGAEVAVKMLNESFTRELKEFTSEVKLLMGINHKCLVSLVGFCEENPKMILMYEYMPNGNLHNLLADNSPKELPWKKRIQIALGAASGLEYLHSGCRPSIIHRDVKTSNILLNDKMEAKLSDFGLSKFSQVDDTACVLTVVAGTPGYIDPEYFRTNMLTRKSDVYSFGVVLFELITGRPAIFKTDETVHIVQWITPKLLQEDIVSVVDPRFQGQYNQSSIWIVAKTARKCTAEKAATRPTMTDILNRLKEALEIEDNVPEGGNSIVQNLPTSALWSYCNESDYGSTSFLEPR from the exons ATGATAATGAGAAAACAAAGCATGGTGATCATGGTGAAGGCTGCTGAGCTGAacttgctctttgtttttctggGAACCGTGGTCCATGGACAAGAAG GTTTTATCAATATCGACTGCGGACTGCCCAAAAACTCAAATTTCAGTAATGAGGTTGGTTTAGTATACGTGCCAGATGACATGTACACAGATGCAGGAACCAATATGCAGGTCGATCCTGATTTTCTAAGCAACCCAAAAGTATATACGACGCTAAGGAGCTTTCCAGATTATAACAGGAATTGTTACAACTTGACCCCAGTAGTAGTGGGCAGAACTTACCTGGTTCGAGCTTCTTTTATGTATGGAAACTATGACGGAAAGAAAGTGCTCCCAACGTTTGATCTCTATCTGGGTGTTAACTTTTGGGACACGATTAAGCTGGATAACTCAACACATATTCTTTCAACTGAGATTACTGCCGAAGCTATAACAACTTCAATGGATGTTTGCTTGGTAAAAACAACGGATTCGGTACCCTTCATATCTAGTTTGGAGCTTCGACAGCTTGATGATCGCATCTTTTCAAAGGTCAGCAAATCGCTTTCCCTTGTAACTCTGATGCGCATTAACACGGGGGCAACTGCAGAAATTAG GTATCCAGAAGACCATTATGATCGGATATGGACACCCGTAAGTAGTGCATATGGCATTTCTTTGAACACCAAAAATGAGGTGCTGGATAACACAAGTTATTGGATTGATTTGCCGTCCTCTGTCCTCCAAACTGCAGTGACATCAACCAGTGACATAAAAGTCGAATGGCATGCAGAACCTGATTCAACCTACCACTTCTTCATGCATTTTGTAGAGTTAGTCCGTCTTCCTGACAACCAAACAAGAAGtatgatgataaagaaaaatgggGGCTACTTTTTTGGCCCGCTTTCTCTCAAGTATCTTGTCACAAGAATTGTATATTCAACCAGTATAACAGGTGCAAACCATTATTCATTCTCAATATCTGTACCAACAAGTTCCACCCAGGGTCCAATTCTCAATGGTTTCCAAGTATACAAAGTCAGACATGTCACAAGCTCTGCAACTTCTCTTAGAGATG CAACTGCAATGATGGGACTCAAGGAACATTATGGCGTACAACGGAATTGGCACTCAGATCCATGTCTACCTCAGGATCATCCTTGGAGTGGTGTAGAGTGTGACAGTTATAGCTCTTCACCACCAAGAATTGTTTCAGT GGATCTTTCAAACAGTGAATTGAATGGTACAATTTCAAACTCTTTTGCTGAGCTTACTGAAATTCAATCACT GAATCTATCAGGAAATCACTTGCAAGGTCCAATACCATTATTCTTAGGAGAGCTAGCAGAACTAACATCAGT ACTTGATAACAATCCACTGCTTTGTCAAAATGCTTCATGCAATCAAGTTCAAAAAGGAAATAAGTTTCGCACTTTATCCGTGGTGTTGATCGTGCTATCCTCAGTAGCTGGTATCGGAATCATATTGTTGATTATCCTTCTTATGATGAGAAGGACCAAGAGTAAAAGGCAGAAAG ATGTTGCTGATAAGAGACGACTACCTCTGGGATCAGTTAATGACTTGGtttacacatatatacacattgTTGGCATCACTAATGACTTTCAAAGAGTCATTGGTAAAGGAGGATCTGCGACTGTTTACTATGGCCGCTTGAAAAATGGAGCCGAGGTCGCTGTTAAAATGTTGAACGAATCATTCACTCGAGAACTTAAAGAGTTCACATCAGAG GTTAAGTTGCTGATGGGGATTAATCACAAATGCTTAGTTTCTCTTGTTGGATTCTGTGAAGAAAATCCTAAAATGATCCTTATGTATGAGTACATGCCAAATGGAAATTTACATAACCTTTTAGCAG ATAATTCACCGAAAGAACTGCCCTGGAAAAAGCGAATTCAAATAGCATTAGGTGCAGCATCAG GGCTTGAATATCTGCATTCAGGATGTAGGCCATCAATCATCCATAGAGATGTCAAGACATCCAACATtcttttaaatgacaaaatgGAAGCAAAACTCTCTGACTTTGGGCTTTCAAAGTTCAGCCAGGTGGATGACACGGCTTGTGTCTTAACTGTAGTTGCAGGCACACCCGGATATATAGATCCAGA GTACTTCCGTACAAATATGCTTACTAGAAAGAGTGATGTTTACAGCTTTGGTGTAGTTCTTTTTGAGCTGATCACAGGCCGACCTGCTATTTTCAAAACTGATGAAACAGTTCATATAGTTCAATGGATTACACCCAAGCTTCTACAAGAAGATATTGTGAGTGTGGTTGATCCAAGATTTCAAGGGCAGTACAACCAAAGTTCCATATGGATTGTGGCAAAGACTGCTAGGAAATGCACTGCAGAGAAAGCTGCCACGCGACCCACCATGACTGACATTCTGAACCGACTGAAAGAGGCCCTGGAGATTGAAGATAATGTTCCAGAAGGTGGAAATTCCATTGTTCAAAACCTTCCAACGTCTGCACTTTGGAGTTACTGTAATGAATCCGACTATGGATCAACAAGCTTTCTTGAACCGCGGTAG